Within the Elusimicrobiaceae bacterium genome, the region GTGCTGACCAATGACAGCGACGGCAATATAAAAAACGGCGGCGGGTCGGCGTTCACCTGTCCGCGCGTGTCGTTTCTTGACCCCTCGCTTACGTTTGGCGTGTCGGTGAAAGCCGCGGCGTTCGCCTGTTCCGACATAATGTCGCATCTGCTGGAAGGCTATCTTACCACTACGGAGGATTTCTGCCCGGTGCAGGACGGATACGCCGAAGGCGTTATCAAGGCCGTTATGGAGGCGATGGGCCGGATTATGGCAAATCCCTACGACTATGACGCGCGCGCTTCCTTTATGTGGGCCGCCACGCTGGCGTGGAACGGATGCGGACAGGCCGGGCTGGGCGGAGCGGTCTGGCCCTGCCACATGCTTGAATACCCGCTCAGCGGGCTTTACGGGCTGGCGCACGGGGCGGGTCTGTCGGTTATCCTGCCGGGTTTTTTGCGGTTTTCCACTCACACGCGCCACGCGCGGATTCTGAAATTCGGGGTCAATATCCTGGGGCTTGAGCCGGAGGAACTGACGGTTGAACATGTTTCGGAAGCGCTGGTCGCTTTCTATCGCCGGATCGGGTCGCCTTCCAATTTCCGTGAAGCCGGAATACGGGACCCGCAGCCCGAGCTGATGGCTGATCAGGTGGTACGGATCATGGACATGCGCGGCGTGAAGGGCTATTCGCGCGAGGATATCCTGCGGATTTACGGGTTCTGCGCGTAA harbors:
- a CDS encoding iron-containing alcohol dehydrogenase, yielding MINFTYHNPTKIIFGKGVLAGLGAECAGLGKKALLVYGRNSLKANGVFDTITAQLSSAGIDVVEFGGAQPNPLLSHAEAGVRLAREKKADFVLAAGGGSVMDTAKAIAAGAKTDTPLWDFILGKSRIAGALPLVTIVTMPATASEMNGIFVLTNDSDGNIKNGGGSAFTCPRVSFLDPSLTFGVSVKAAAFACSDIMSHLLEGYLTTTEDFCPVQDGYAEGVIKAVMEAMGRIMANPYDYDARASFMWAATLAWNGCGQAGLGGAVWPCHMLEYPLSGLYGLAHGAGLSVILPGFLRFSTHTRHARILKFGVNILGLEPEELTVEHVSEALVAFYRRIGSPSNFREAGIRDPQPELMADQVVRIMDMRGVKGYSREDILRIYGFCA